Part of the Rothia mucilaginosa genome, CCGACCCGCGCATCGTGCCGACCGCGCACAAGCTGGATACCATCACCAGCGAGGAGATGCTGGAGATGGCGGCGAACGGTGCGAAGATTCTGCACCTGCGCAGTGTTGAGTATGCTCGTCGTTTTAATTTGAAGCTTCACGTGCGTTCTTCGTTCTCTAACCTTGAAGGCACTATTGTGGTTCCGGAGGAGTCCGCGGAACTGACCCCCACCCATCTGAAGGAGATTCCCTTGGAGCAGCCCCTGATTTCTGGTGTCGCGCATGATCGCACCCGCGCAAAGATTACTGTTGTTGGTGTTCCGGATGTTCCCGGTTCGGCAGCTAAGGTGTTCGGTCTGATTAATGAGGCGAAGGTTAACCTGGACATGATTGTTCAGAACGTGCCGACTGACCGCCCCGGCGTGACCGATATTTCCTTCACCCTGGATCAGGATCAGGGCCCCACCGCGCTGAAGGCGCTGGAGGCTGCGCAGGCTGAGTTGGGTTTCCAGGAGGTTATTTACAACGAGTCGGTTGGTAAGCTGTCGCTGGTTGGCGCGGGCATGAAGACTAACACGGGTGTTTCGTTCACTTTCTTTGAGGCCCTGTCTAACGCTGGCGTGAACATTGACATGATTTCGACTTCTGAGATTCGTATTTCGGTGATTACTGAGCTGAGCAAGCTGGATGAGGCTGTTCGCGCGGTGCACACTGCGTTCGGTCTGGATGCAGAGGGTGAGGCTACTGTTTACGGTGGTACTGGCCGCTAGGGTTTAGCTCGTTTGTGGGCTGTACGCTTCGGGAGGGGCGGTGCTGGTTTGATCCGGCGCCGCCCCTCCCCTTTTTCTGTTGGTGTATTTGTGGGTGTGCGGGTGCTCTACCCTAGAAGCATGAGTAGTGTTGTTTTTTCCCAGGTGATGGATGCCCGTCAATGGCGTGCCGCAGAGGCAGCACATGAGGCGCGTGCCGGCCGCTACGCCGATCCGTTTGCGCAGCGTCGCGCCCGCCACGAAGTGCACCCTGTGGAAGACTTCCTCTTCACCTACTACACGCTCAAGCCCGGCCAGTTTAAGCGCTGGCACCCCGGAGCCGGCATCATCCTGCTGGATGCGCCCGAGCGCGCCTCCTGGCGTTTTTACCGGCCCGCAACCGAGCAGGAACTCCTTGAGGCTGGTTGCTCCCTGCAGGTGGCGCGCGCCCAGGTGAATGCCGCCTCCGCCGTCACCGTGGACGTCACCGACTTCGTGGAGCGCCGCGCCACCGCCCTCGCCTTCACCCACGAGATCCTGCGTAACACGGCCGCAAAGAAGGGCCAGTTCGGTTGCTTCGGCATGCACGAGTGGGCGATGGCGTACAAGTCGGTGGAGAACAATATTCGCCACGACTACCTACAGCTGCGCCTGGGTGCGGAGGGCACGGACCGCGTGGTGGAGGAGCACCGCATCCGCTGCTCGCACTTTGATGCGTTCCGTTTCTTCATGCCGCAGGCGGCACCGTTGAACGAGCTGCAGCCGACCCGCGAGACGCAGCGCGTCCTGGAACAGCCCGCGTGCCTGCACGCGAATATGGACGTGTACAAGTGGGCGTACAAGCTGCTACCTCTGGTTGATTCAACCCTGGTCATGGATTGTTTCGACCTGGCGTGGGATGCGCGCGAGCTGGACATGCGCGCCGCCCCCTACGATATTCGCGACTGGGGGTACGAGCCGATTCCGGTGGAGACGACCGAGGGCAAGGCTGAATACGTACGCATTCAGCGTGAGCTGTCGGAGCGTTCCATTGGGCTACGTGAGCGCCTGCTTGCGGTGTGCGAGCGCTATCTTCCGCCCCTCGAGGCGTAAAAGACGTGATTCGAGCCTCTTAGGGTATCCACCAACCGAACGCATACCCCCGTTACGGTC contains:
- a CDS encoding aspartate kinase gives rise to the protein MSLIVQKFGGSSVADAEGVKRVARRVVDTQKAGNDVVVVVSAMGDTTDELLDLAAEVTSNVTPSRELDMLLTAGERISTAILSMAINDLGAKAQSFTGSQAGMITDGVHGSARLVEVNPERIRESVEAGNIAIVAGFQGMNRQSGDITTLGRGGSDTTAVALAAALNADVCEIYSDVDGVFTADPRIVPTAHKLDTITSEEMLEMAANGAKILHLRSVEYARRFNLKLHVRSSFSNLEGTIVVPEESAELTPTHLKEIPLEQPLISGVAHDRTRAKITVVGVPDVPGSAAKVFGLINEAKVNLDMIVQNVPTDRPGVTDISFTLDQDQGPTALKALEAAQAELGFQEVIYNESVGKLSLVGAGMKTNTGVSFTFFEALSNAGVNIDMISTSEIRISVITELSKLDEAVRAVHTAFGLDAEGEATVYGGTGR
- a CDS encoding 3-methyladenine DNA glycosylase — encoded protein: MSSVVFSQVMDARQWRAAEAAHEARAGRYADPFAQRRARHEVHPVEDFLFTYYTLKPGQFKRWHPGAGIILLDAPERASWRFYRPATEQELLEAGCSLQVARAQVNAASAVTVDVTDFVERRATALAFTHEILRNTAAKKGQFGCFGMHEWAMAYKSVENNIRHDYLQLRLGAEGTDRVVEEHRIRCSHFDAFRFFMPQAAPLNELQPTRETQRVLEQPACLHANMDVYKWAYKLLPLVDSTLVMDCFDLAWDARELDMRAAPYDIRDWGYEPIPVETTEGKAEYVRIQRELSERSIGLRERLLAVCERYLPPLEA